One window from the genome of Pseudomonas fluorescens encodes:
- the wecB gene encoding non-hydrolyzing UDP-N-acetylglucosamine 2-epimerase, which yields MTRKVLCIVGTRPEAIKMAPVIKALQAENNIDCWVLATAQHRGLLDQVLEGFAITVDLDLDLMRPNQSLTALTSRLLLELDGVLQAEKPDVVLAQGDTTTVMCAALACFYLRIPFGHVEAGLRTWDLCNPFPEEANRVIAGKLARWHFAPTPHAVDNLLREGVAASDITLTGNTVIDALLMTAARDSTLAIPLDASKRLVLVTCHRRENFGEPFQNICQALKDLAERNPGIQILYPVHPNPNVKDVAHRLLGQTPNILLCAPLDYAPFIAAMKRSYLIISDSGGVQEEAPALGKPVLVLREETERPEAVELGVVKLVGTNRDTIIEQAQRLLDDPQAYQGMARGVSPYGDGKAAARIVDALRQYFQSCA from the coding sequence ATGACCCGCAAGGTACTTTGCATCGTTGGTACGCGTCCGGAAGCCATCAAGATGGCCCCCGTGATCAAGGCACTCCAGGCCGAAAATAATATCGATTGCTGGGTACTCGCCACCGCCCAGCACCGAGGCCTGCTGGATCAGGTGCTGGAGGGGTTTGCAATCACCGTCGACCTGGACCTGGACCTCATGCGCCCCAACCAGTCATTGACGGCACTGACCTCACGCTTGCTGCTTGAACTCGACGGCGTACTGCAAGCCGAGAAACCGGACGTCGTACTGGCTCAAGGCGACACGACCACGGTCATGTGCGCCGCACTGGCGTGTTTCTACCTGCGGATTCCCTTCGGTCATGTCGAAGCGGGCCTGCGCACCTGGGACCTGTGCAATCCGTTCCCCGAGGAAGCCAACCGGGTGATCGCCGGCAAACTGGCTCGCTGGCATTTCGCGCCCACCCCGCATGCCGTGGACAACTTGCTGCGCGAGGGGGTCGCCGCCAGCGATATCACCCTGACCGGCAATACCGTGATCGATGCCTTGCTGATGACCGCGGCACGGGACTCAACCTTGGCTATCCCACTGGACGCCAGTAAACGCCTGGTGCTGGTGACCTGCCATCGACGGGAAAACTTCGGCGAACCGTTCCAGAATATCTGCCAGGCCCTCAAGGACCTGGCCGAGCGCAACCCAGGCATCCAGATTCTCTACCCCGTCCACCCCAACCCAAACGTCAAGGATGTCGCCCATCGATTGCTCGGCCAGACGCCGAACATCCTCCTCTGCGCACCGCTGGATTACGCGCCATTTATCGCGGCAATGAAGCGCTCTTACCTGATCATCAGTGACTCCGGGGGCGTGCAGGAAGAAGCCCCGGCCCTGGGCAAACCCGTGTTGGTATTGCGGGAAGAAACCGAACGCCCGGAGGCCGTCGAGCTCGGCGTGGTCAAGCTGGTGGGCACCAACCGGGACACCATCATCGAGCAGGCACAGCGTCTGCTCGATGACCCACAGGCTTACCAGGGCATGGCGCGTGGGGTTTCCCCCTATGGCGACGGCAAGGCCGCAGCACGCATCGTCGACGCTCTAAGACAGTACTTCCAGTCATGCGCATGA
- a CDS encoding glycosyl transferase → MRMIYLSPVPWASFSQRPHHFVNWYHQQAGASVLWLDPYPTRLPTLTDFRRKPPVADQQSVNVPPWLRVCKPQSLPIEPLRGSAMLLKRLWRNLFKEAVAFSAQGPCMICVGKPSELALQLLALIPQSPAVYDAMDDFPAFYQGLSRGSMERRQAQLIRRVGTVLASSSPLRDKLLGMTDQVELALNACDMHALAPVERLDLGAKQQVLGYVGTLGRWFDWDLVIALAKANPGNQIRLIGPVFTAAPCVLPANIELLPECSHASAIAAMARFSVGLIPFKLNRLTASVDPIKYYEYRALGLPVISTRFGEMALRSQEPGVWIVDEDSDLRKTAVEALASPSDRSTVHQFRQAHLWAQRFSAINLKNRQ, encoded by the coding sequence ATGCGCATGATCTACCTGTCCCCGGTGCCATGGGCCAGCTTCAGCCAGCGCCCCCATCACTTCGTCAACTGGTATCACCAGCAGGCCGGGGCGTCGGTTCTCTGGCTCGATCCCTACCCGACACGCTTACCGACGCTGACCGACTTCAGGCGCAAGCCGCCTGTTGCCGATCAGCAAAGCGTCAACGTTCCACCCTGGTTGCGGGTCTGCAAACCCCAGAGCCTACCCATCGAGCCCCTGCGAGGCTCGGCTATGCTGCTCAAGCGACTGTGGCGCAACCTGTTCAAAGAGGCCGTGGCATTTTCCGCCCAAGGGCCCTGCATGATCTGCGTGGGAAAACCTTCCGAGCTGGCCTTGCAACTGCTGGCGCTGATCCCGCAAAGCCCTGCCGTCTACGATGCCATGGACGATTTCCCGGCCTTTTATCAGGGCCTGTCACGCGGTTCCATGGAACGTCGCCAGGCGCAGCTCATTCGCCGGGTGGGCACCGTACTGGCGTCCTCCAGCCCGCTTCGCGACAAACTCCTGGGCATGACCGACCAGGTTGAACTGGCCCTCAACGCCTGTGACATGCACGCATTGGCGCCGGTCGAGCGCCTGGACCTCGGAGCCAAGCAACAGGTGCTGGGTTATGTCGGCACGCTGGGTCGTTGGTTCGACTGGGACCTGGTCATAGCCCTGGCAAAGGCCAATCCCGGAAACCAAATCCGGCTGATCGGCCCCGTCTTCACAGCCGCGCCGTGCGTATTGCCTGCCAACATCGAGTTGCTCCCCGAGTGCTCCCACGCCAGTGCAATCGCGGCCATGGCAAGGTTTTCGGTGGGTTTGATCCCGTTCAAGCTCAATCGCCTGACCGCCTCGGTCGACCCGATCAAATACTACGAATACCGTGCCCTCGGCCTGCCCGTCATCTCCACCCGCTTCGGTGAAATGGCCCTGCGCAGCCAGGAACCGGGCGTCTGGATCGTGGATGAAGACAGCGATTTGCGTAAAACCGCCGTCGAAGCACTCGCCAGCCCAAGCGACCGCTCGACGGTTCATCAATTTCGTCAGGCGCACCTCTGGGCCCAGCGTTTTTCTGCGATCAATCTCAAAAACCGCCAATAA